A stretch of Arachis hypogaea cultivar Tifrunner chromosome 15, arahy.Tifrunner.gnm2.J5K5, whole genome shotgun sequence DNA encodes these proteins:
- the LOC112751431 gene encoding uncharacterized protein, with the protein MSEEYYNSKKTDDFCGDVTAQGTRAALSLSRIRCILRGLDFKTYMFLFVVVPISIFFLYLHGQKISYFLRPLWESPPKPFHEIPHYYHENVSMENLCRLHGWRIRESPRRVFDAVLFSNEVEMLTIRWKEMYPYVSHYVILESNSTFTGLPKPLVFASNRNNFKFVESRLTYGKIGGRFKKGENPFVEEAYQRVALDRLLKIAGIEDDDLLIMSDVDEIPSAHTINLLRWCDDIPPILHLQMRNYLYSFEFFLDDKSWRASVHRYRSGKTHYAHYRQSDVLLSDAGWHCSFCFRRISEFIFKMKAYSHNDRVRFPHYLNPNRIQNVICEGSDLFDMIPEEYTFKEIIGKLGPIPHSYSAVHLPSYLLNNAEKYKFLLPGNCKRDGG; encoded by the coding sequence GGAACTAGAGCAGCATTGAGCTTGTCAAGAATCCGGTGTATTTTGAGAGGATTGGACTTCAAGACTTACATGTTCTTGTTTGTGGTTGTCCCAATTAGTATCTTCTTTCTGTATTTGCATGGCCAGAAAATATCCTATTTTCTGAGACCACTATGGGAATCGCCACCGAAGCCTTTCCATGAAATCCCTCACTACTATCATGAGAATGTATCAATGGAGAATTTGTGCAGACTTCATGGCTGGAGGATCCGTGAATCGCCGAGGCGAGTTTTCGATGCAGTTTTGTTTAGCAATGAAGTTGAGATGCTTACTATCCGGTGGAAAGAAATGTATCCGTATGTGTCACATTATGTGATCCTCGAGTCGAACTCAACGTTCACAGGATTGCCTAAACCATTGGTTTTTGCAAGCAACAGGAACAATTTCAAGTTTGTCGAGTCTAGACTAACTTATGGGAAGATTGGAGGAAGGTTCAAGAAGGGAGAAAATCCTTTTGTTGAAGAGGCCTATCAAAGAGTTGCATTGGACCGGCTTCTGAAGATTGCAGGAATCGAAGACGACGACCTCTTGATCATGTCTGATGTTGATGAGATTCCAAGTGCCCACACAATTAATCTCTTAAGGTGGTGTGATGACATCCCTCCgattcttcatcttcaaatgaGGAACTACTTGTACTCCTTCGAGTTCTTTCTCGACGACAAAAGTTGGAGAGCCTCGGTTCATAGATACCGGTCCGGAAAGACACACTACGCCCACTATAGGCAATCTGATGTGCTGTTGTCAGATGCAGGCTGGCATTGTAGCTTCTGTTTCCGCCGTATAAGCGAATTCATATTCAAGATGAAGGCATACAGCCATAACGACCGGGTGAGGTTTCCTCATTACTTGAACCCAAACAGGATTCAGAATGTGATATGCGAAGGATCTGACCTATTCGACATGATTCCGGAAGAGTATACATTTAAGGAGATTATTGGGAAATTGGGGCCTATTCCTCATTCTTATTCAGCAGTACATCTTCCTTCATATTTGTTGAACAATGCTGAAAAGTACAAGTTCCTTTTGCCAGGTAATTGCAAAAGAGACGGTGGCTGA